gctaatgtatataatttaaaatgaaacaatattattaatattaactatttactttttattaaatgCAATTGTAaccattaaattaaattatatttaaacaaatcaaatttaaaatatatttaaaagtgaATATACATTGTAACACCCTAGAAAATACATCtaattattacaatataaaAGTTCGACCGGTTTCCATACAAACTTGAAGTATTTCAAAAAATTCTTATTACAAGATTATGGCTCATAgacatataaatatttacaatataaggtttAAAACATCCTAAAGTCTTTCAAGACCTCCCTACACTTGTATGATCCTCtactcgtgtacgtagtacagtcatcaCAGTTCAAACAcaccaagaaaagcaagggtaagctagagaaaagagaaaaccaaattttataatatacccaattaaatcaaaagagaaaaccaaattacattatcaatttctcaattattcaatcttcttcaaattcaaacaataaaacaatcacatagatctcacatggatttACACATCAAAggtattcaacaaacaacgctTTCCGGAAGatccgtattaagtaagtcctaccagagactaacacctgatccataGATTACCAgtgaatccaacagaaaggatcagggtaagttcaatccAATCCAATTCGTGCATCTCatatatgtcacggtgtgcatgaactcccccatcagcttctcaccacctaatatcttagtctatgtgacttagatcattagtgaagcTCAGatatctctgttaccacatagacatcaatacttaatacacaaacaaacatcagtccatacatctTGATGTAACAGTTGTTGTCGGTAGCTATTTGTGGGATATTACCAAAAAAatttagacataccataactcttttgtgctcattcttctcttccatgtgttgtaaagtcattgatccattAAGACTAGATGAACTTgaagatgaaattgttgttatccaaagaaaacataaattcaatgtatagtagaataagttgaaaGGATTATTTTTCTCAACTGAACCCACCaaaattgatgactaaatcttaagaaaaaatatagaataaagaATCTTTAGAGCAAAtttgaacttactctgtttaagAATTTGTTCAGGTAGAAATGTTTAATAACTTCTCATTTACAACATGGTGcaatcagattctaaaatagagtTGGATTGAGAAATCAAAAGATAagagagagaattggagagattgagagaaaaagaaaagataagaAAAAGGTACTGAGGTTATGTGTTTATGTTTATCGAGGAGTTACATCTAAAATTTTTATAACTAATATTAAAtaccaaattaaaaataaatttagaattttttttatcaacaatcaaaactattttagatatcaatatcttttagtttataaaatagtatataagttAGTTAAtgtagtaactaattattttttatctctaaaattagttgatatgtaatgattttttttaatgatatttgtgtaaaattaattagtatttaataattttattttcttttaatgatCCTAATGACGAGtcaacaaattcaaatttaaccCAAGTATTGTGATCCTAGTATTTCCATCCTTATAAGGAAGTTATATTAAAGAGAGAGCTCacaataaaacatattaaactcaacttattgttatttaaaagaaaatgaatataaaaatgtaaCCTAACATAAATAAAGAGTTTAATAGGCTTATGTTTTCAATTGattataaattagattttatacaactttaaaaatgatttttaccAAAATAACTTATTATACATAAAAGTTTGTTATCAATGTTACTATAAATATAATGTActattatttattcttaaaataaaaataaaaatacatttaaaaatgaACAAGTTGAATAAGttattaaatagttttcttTTTGTACTAAAATAGGTTTCTGATTTAAAACTAATCTCTTTTGAGatggaaaaaataatataatctcTCTCGATAAAGTTTCTTAATTACTTATACCTACCTATAAACTTAATAcgaaacaaaatattttgactGAAGTTTGATTATAGTATCTATCTAATCTTCGAGAGAAAATAATCTTTGTTTGATGGGAATactgtattttaaaatattaaaatttttattaactaattttacttatattatgttaaattatagtttttggtacttttgaaaattatatatttacatattaaattaaaatgtgtATATTTAGAAAGTCTTGTTTATTATTTTCTCATGTAAATGAGTTTACTAAAACTATCAGACTAATCCTCGAGATGTAAAAAATCACCTAAATGATTTTTGTCTTGTCTAACAAAATCTGGGTACTTAAAAATCACTATCTATCAACGTAAAAACTTAAATCCAGGCTTTACttcaattttctttatttttttagaaatagaATTGCTGTTatgacaaataaaaataaataaaaaacttaaaattcacttctgtttgattctataaaattttaattgtagATTTTTGGTTTTTCAATTTTCTAACATAAAATAATGTTGGTTAAATGGTAATACATTTATCAGATTAATATTTAAGTTTGTAGCTATAATGACCTCCAAACgtgtattatatttttagtaCTAATTAAATGACATGGTAAACCAAAATgacttaattttgaaaattttgacataaaatttataactaaaattttataaagaCATAAAACTATaaggataaaaaataaatttaaaccaattttttttataaaaaaaaactaacgaAGTATgactcaaaaaataaaaatagcacAAGTATAAAAAAACATGTCCAAATAATTTGATCTTACTAATAAATGAAATTCAGAAATGAtactaattttaaaagtaattacaTGTAGGTGATATACTTTGTTCATAGGTAAAGAAATTGGAAGGATCAACCCTCATCTTCACACGCACTAATCTATCAAAGTTTTTCTTGAAGAACTTAGTTCCATATATGCTAGCCTTTTTCAAGCTTCTTGAATTACTTGGCTGTTTGTCACCAACATCAATATCCTATAATTCATAAATTGCATGCAGGTGGTATACTTTGTTCATAGGTAAAGAAATTGGAAGGATCAACCCTCGTCTTCACACGCACTAATCTATCAAAGTTTTCCTTGAAGAACTTGGTTCCATATATGCTAGCCTCTTTCAAGCTTTTTGAATTACTTGGAAGTTTGCCACCAACATCAATATCCCTATAATTCATATATGCTTCCCTTGGAGACTTTGAAACAAAAGGGGTCATAAACTCATGAAACGACCTTGAATAGTTCATGTAACGATCATTGGCTTCAACACCATCTTCAGTCCAGGACACGTAGTACTGGATCAGGAACAAGTTCCCTTTCCTGTGAACAAAAGGGGTTGCAGATGGTGAAATTTCCTCCATTCTCCCTCCATAAGGGTTCCACTGCATCCAAATGTTATTATATTTAGTCATCAAATCCCACATGTCTTTCAAGGCCGTTTTTGGGATGGGGGTTTTCACATAATCTGACTTGCTCTTAAAGTACATTGCAGTTGGCTCTTTAGAAGTTGGTAGCAAAGTTTCAATAGAGGTATCATTTGGAAGATTAGACCAAAAAATGGTGGAATTCACCCAAGGCATTTCTTCGCAATCACTTTGTTTCAAACCTAATTCAGGGAAGGCCTCCTTCACCAAAGGAACAAGCCTTTCAATTGAACCTAAAAATTGGCCAATGAAAGAGACTATTACTGTTCCATTCACTACATTAGGTTGCACTCTTATGAAAAGATCTTTGTCTAGTTTTGGTGCAACTAGTTGCCATTTGTAAGCAACATCAGTTGCATCTTCTTTCACAGATTTTTTCACATTGAACACAGTCACTTGTGGGGGTACAGAGACCAATTGGATCCGCCATGCAACAATGACACCAAAACTGGCCCCACCACCTCCTCTTATGGCCCAAAAGAGATCTTCCCCCATTGACTTCCTATCTTGGACAACACCATTGGCATTGACCAATTTGGCATCAAGGATGTTATCAACAGAAAGACCATATTTTCTCATCAAATTTCCATAACCACCACCAGAAAAGTGGCCACCAGTGCCCATAGTGAAACACACCCCTGATGGGAAGGCATGCACATTGCTTTTCTTTGCTATTTGGTAATAAAGTTGACCAACCGTGGCTCCAGCCTGAACCCATGCAGTGCCACTCTTTATGTCCACATCAACCGATTGGAGAGGAAACATGTCAAGAATGACATATGACACATTTGAGACATATGAAAGACCCTCATAGTCATGACCACCACTTCGGATTCTGATTTGAATGTTGTTTGCTTTGGCGCATGTAACTGTTGTCTGAACATCATTCTCACTTTGGGCAGTTATGATGGCAAGAGGTTTTGGCGTGCTTTGTGTCTTGTATCGTTTGTTGATAATGTGCAAGTTTAAGACAGAGGTGTATGAGGCGTTTTCTGGGGTGTATATAGCTTGAGGTATTTTAGCGTTTGAATCATTCGAGAGACAAACCAGAAATtgtttgatatttggggactgATACTCTGATTTTCCTTGAGAAACAGACAACATTATCATTAGAGATGATATGAAAAGAGAGAACAACCCCATTATTTTCATGGATACTAATGTGGCTTCTTCAGTTAGCCTTAGACTCAATATATAATGATTATGATTATGTGATCTCTGTTACCAATGTGATGTGAGGATCTCCAAAATTTAAGGTCCCAAAATACCAATAATGGAAACTAGCTATATGGTTAGGACTCATAACAAAAATAACCCATTCACCAAAAAAGCTTTTCTCACATCAAGCACTAATCTCTTTTTAACGTAAAATTAGATGGGATAGAAATGAAAGCTCAATGTTTTTTGTTTCCCTGTTAATTAGAACCACGAAGTTCTATCCCTTTATTAATGAAACCCAATGGAATTTTTTTAAGAGccaaaaattcaaacaaatatttgagCTGACTGATATGTTGACACCATACACAATAATAAACATGCACTtgacaaacaaataaattaaaattttaattatatataatttattttttaatgtaaaatagtattatattataatgGTTTGTCAATCGTATGTATCTTGCTTTTTggatttcaacaaaaaaatttccaaaatttaattgtttaaaataaataattaagtaaaTATTCTTAAAGAAATATAGAAGATTTCATCTTGCATAGAAATATTAAATTACGTttaatgaaaaaacaaaaggaatAATAAATAAACCATATATGCTAAATTTTTCTCTTAACTTTacatttatacttttttttatttcatttggtGTATGAATACTTGAATAtttgtaaaaattattataatccTTTTTTCCAAATATGGAAAGTCCAACAAGACTTTTTGTAAGAAtttaaattatgaatatttCTCCAAGCTTGTCATACTTTAAATGGTATAGTTGTATAACAATGCAAGTTTTTAAAGAGTTTAGAcaaaaattatctttaaaagtaattttgtaatttattctaaataatttcacaaatatattttatacgTTAACAAATAATTACTATAAATCTCAATATAAGTGTGaaataaactatattttttggaaaaaataataatttgttgtaATTCTCTCATAAAACTATAATTGTTAATGTTGTGTTTTTCAAATGAATGTACGGAAGAGAGTAGTGTTGGGTTGGACTCACTTTCTATGTGGAGGCCCAATCCAATATTAACCTTTAGGGTTTTTTACTTTTCATATTGAGAAGGTTTTCCACTTTAAAAATTGTGTGTCTTCTTGAACTGTATTTTGTGTTGCTGCCATTATTTGTTATTGCTCATCAAAGATTCTTGCAAGTTGGGAAAATTATTACCCGCTGTTTATTGCTCTTGTTgagatattattgttattgtgttGAATTTTCCATCAAGTCGACACCTGACCTAAGACATGcgaattcaattttttttgagTCATAATCCATACACTACAaataaatcatgaaatagaaaccaatttttagagaccaaaaataattagttgctatagtgactaaattaaaaaccattttaaggactaaaaaaaattttggtttctaaattactattattgttaaatggtttttaaattggtatctaattaacaaccaaggtttttgctaccaaatttaaaaactaaataattggtagttaaaacgtTGGTAggtaattagataccaatttagaaaccatttaacaataacataaattaattactataacaactaattattttttgtctctaaagttggtttctatttcatgtttttcttgtagtcatATGTAAGAGACCTTCAACctaaaatcttaaatattttattataaaatatgttgtttagacatataattttaaaagaaattacaattctaaaaattggtgaaaagaatttgattatttaaaattaaacaataaaaaaagtaaatattttgaaaGCTTCATATTTTCTACTCTTTTAAATATACgtctcttttatttatatttttacttaacttgttttcaatttaaatatcTCGACTCAACTTCAATTTAAATATCACAACTAAAGTCCAATTAATAGCACATTAACTTATATGTGATTAAGATGTTATTGACTCAATAATACTTTTATGAGTAATATCAATGAATGTTTCTTTTACGTTAAAGTTGATCATGTTAATTTTTCAGTTGTCGTTaccaaatttattattttgttcatACAAAGTCAATATTATATTATCAGCTAATTAAATTACATTGAATGAAAAAATAGAgtaataaatatacatatatgaAGTCCAACCAGACCTTTTTGTAAGAAtttaaattatgaatatttttctaAGGTTGTCATATTTTAAATGGTATAGTTGTATAACTAATGtaatttttgaaagagtttggacaaaattatatatgaaagtaattttgttatttattttaaataatttcataaaaatgtattttatatgtaaataaataattactaacTATCTCAATTGAAGtgtgaaataaattatatttcttgaaaaagtataagaatttttttttaatcttctcataataaaactataattaTTAATGTTGTGTTCCTCGAGTGAATGTATAGAAGATAGTCAATACCTAATCCAAGAGACGTGAATTCAATGAGTTTTGAGTCATTAGTCAATCCATATATAAAAGATATTAGTATCACCTTCAACCTAAAACCTTAACACTACGTTTATGagtcattttctttatttactACCCACTATATACTACCCATTTCACCCATCTTTACTCAATAATGTAACAGCCACATAACAACCCCCCATCCCCCCGTCCTCCTCAACATTTCTACTTGATCAAATTTTCCCTCATCAAAGCTGTCCAAATTCACAAAAAGCCAAGATGCCACCACTGGATCTCACTCAAGTGAGTATATTCTCGCTTGAGGCGAGATAGCACCACTAATGTTGGACATTTTTATGTTTTACTCGCCCAAACAAGCCCTAGTGTGCATGATTGAGAGgtcattgagtgaattgtaatccaATTGAGAGAACAAATATCGATCCCACAATGAACACTTAAATTATATATCAAGTACAATACttgttaaatataaaacaaaacaataaaaagtgtgttgaaagtAGTTGTTTTGGcgatgattaataagaaaacaagccCTAGTTGTTGAAAGTATGTTCCTTATATGTTTTAGAACAGGATAATCAATTATATGctttattaaaatagataatagaaaattgtgtttttaactAGTCTAAGAAAATAATCGAAATCGCAAATGTTTATAGAGATAAATTTAAGttgttttcattttctaaaAGAGTGCATTCAAGATTTTTCAAGAATTCTTCAAAAAGGTTGTGTAGTGTTGTTCAATTACTCTTGCGTTGCTTTTGTTGTATTTCTAGtaacatctttattttattttatttttttaattgttggaGTATTTCTAGCTTGTTTCCTCTTCTTTGTTCAAAAGTTGTCTCAATTGGCTTCCTCTTTGTGTGATCCAAAGGTAGGAGATGTCCTCTTGACTGTATTTAGGAGTTGatcttatattatttattgtcttgtatatttttttacatgtgTTGAGTatttgtattaaacatataaagaTAATGGACTCTAGTTATTTGGTTGAACTTagtctcattttttttctaacaacAATAGCACAATTTGGACTTCTAAAGGTGAACATGAACAATTTTACTAATAGGCATGTTACCATCACGTAAGGGGAGTTAgttaaatatacaaatttattttattgaatcaTATTGATGAAATGTATTTTTGTTGAAGTAATAAGGTTTTCAGATTATGATTATATACACTTATTTGAAATTGTTGgggaattgaaaataatcatTATGATTATGAGTATAATAGGTGTTATAGATAATTAAATGATGTATAAATTGGTAGTGTTGGTATTGCAAGTATGGTACACATAAAATTCTATGGTTTTGGGCACATACAATTCTATGGTTTTGGGCACATACAGGTTGTCACTATCTACACTCAAGTGATATGCATTGATCAATGTCGCTCAAGCAGTTAGTGATGATTGTATGGATTGCTCAATATCGCTTAAGCTTTATCTTGAGGCTTAAGTATAATAGATGTTAATGCAATTCTCTTTTTCATGTAACACTCAAGATTCAAGCGACTGTGTGGGTGCTCAAACATTAAAGAAGATGTGGTGCTtagtatttttgaaatttgttgTATTATACAACAAGTCTCATCACTAAAGTGTTTGATGTGACACTTGAGCAATACAAGAGAAATGATGGTTGTCAACAAAAAAGACGCccaagaaagagaaagattggatcaattttctctcttttatatTGGTTATCACCGGTGTAAGATTGCTCAAGTGAGGAAGTGTTCATTTATTAGAGGAAGCATGGTCACTCAAGCAAGAAGGGATTAAGTTAAGCAATGTTCACTTGATGGTAGATTTGTTGTTACATGTATGTATTGTTTGATGTGTGTgtatgagagagagagagagagggagagattGACGATGATGACAATGAGATACATGTTATTTATGTGATTGaataatatacataatatttcatatttgtaTGAGTATCTATATGATGTTTTGACCTAATTTGGTTGTGCATGTCGGTACCTATTGTGATTCTTTTATAGGTTTGTGGTGTGGAATATCTATGATAGTATTATGGTCCCAAGGTCATATTACTTATCAGGATCCATTACAAAAATTAGGTATTGTAATTTCACATAAATAACtcatataattttgattaagatattttcacaaaaagtaaaaggaagtctttatattatgtattatgtatttattactttttgaaatttttatttttttaaattatgtacaTTTTTATAGAAgtatttaggattttttttttacttaaactaaacaattaattaatattgCTGATTAATTATCCACAAAGTTAAATTATAattgttataatttattattatatttttaattttcttgtaaaatACACTTTTTAAAAACTATGAAATTAGTACATTAGCTGGTTAATTAATGtagaatatttaatttttaaattatgacaGTTAAGTATACcgtattattttcataatttattatataatgtcAATTAGAAACGTGATATGATCGTCATAATAGCATATGAATGCCTCCTTATTAATGTGATATTTAATTGGCAAAATCAAAACGTTTTATTAATTggaaaattaaaacattttttgaattgacaaaattaaaacaatgctatttataaatttaaaatcatcatttatataatatattaaattagataaattAGACGTTATAAAAGGCTATTAGTACATAATGACATCATAAATAATGACattataaataacaaaaaatcgTGAATATTAACATGTTCTTTTAGTGCAAGTGAAGTATATTTAATTGTTactaaatgtattttaaattggAAATACTGATCTTGATATATATTTGTTTCAAGAGGAAATACAAGTAATTAGATAGGCTAGTTCtggttaaattaaataattgaaacGAAAATAACAATAAGATAAATGCTAAAAGTTAAATGTAAATAGCcataaatggaaaaaaaatgaatgatcagatataaataaataaataaatatttataaaatatgattaattagtCAAAGTAAGtgttttaaatacaaaataaattaaaataacctTAATTCCTTACCTAACATAA
The sequence above is a segment of the Phaseolus vulgaris cultivar G19833 chromosome 2, P. vulgaris v2.0, whole genome shotgun sequence genome. Coding sequences within it:
- the LOC137809763 gene encoding berberine bridge enzyme-like 17; the protein is MKIMGLFSLFISSLMIMLSVSQGKSEYQSPNIKQFLVCLSNDSNAKIPQAIYTPENASYTSVLNLHIINKRYKTQSTPKPLAIITAQSENDVQTTVTCAKANNIQIRIRSGGHDYEGLSYVSNVSYVILDMFPLQSVDVDIKSGTAWVQAGATVGQLYYQIAKKSNVHAFPSGVCFTMGTGGHFSGGGYGNLMRKYGLSVDNILDAKLVNANGVVQDRKSMGEDLFWAIRGGGGASFGVIVAWRIQLVSVPPQVTVFNVKKSVKEDATDVAYKWQLVAPKLDKDLFIRVQPNVVNGTVIVSFIGQFLGSIERLVPLVKEAFPELGLKQSDCEEMPWVNSTIFWSNLPNDTSIETLLPTSKEPTAMYFKSKSDYVKTPIPKTALKDMWDLMTKYNNIWMQWNPYGGRMEEISPSATPFVHRKGNLFLIQYYVSWTEDGVEANDRYMNYSRSFHEFMTPFVSKSPREAYMNYRDIDVGGKLPSNSKSLKEASIYGTKFFKENFDRLVRVKTRVDPSNFFTYEQSIPPACNL